TCCTGGATCAGGATGCCGCGATCGGCTTTGAGTCGGATGTTGGCAAACTCTACCGGCACCACACCCGCCGAACGAGCTGCCCCCGGCTCGGCTGGCGCAGCGAGGGTGACTTCACGCTGTCCTTCCGGCAGGCCCAGCCGGGCCCGGATTACATCGGCGGAACCTTGCAAAATATACGCTCCGCGCTGGTAGCGCAGAATCAGGTTGGTATCAAGCAGGCCCTCGAGCAAGAAGTACTGCGGATAGCTGACCGGCACCTGCCCCTGCAAGGTCAGGATTAGCTGAGGGAAGAGTGTTCCGTACAGGCGGGCTTCTTGCGTTTGCAGCTTTGCATCCACGGTGTAAGCCGGGTAGTTGAAGCTCAGATCAAACGGTTCATCGGGGCTGAGTAGGGGCAGGTTGGCCTTACCTTTGGCCCGCACGGTAAAGTTGCTGAGGTCTCCCTCACCCGACAATTCGGCCTCGGCGGGGTAGGGAGCCGTCAGTTTGAGACGCCCCTCGGCACTGGCGGTTTCGCCTACGCGCAAGACTGCACGGGGGGTCTCGGCCCGCACCGGCCCCAGTTTGAAACCAAAGTTTTCCAGCGTTAGGTCGAATACCTGCCCATTAGAGGCCAGGCGCAAGGTACCGCTGCCCTCGGGGGCCAGGGGCTTTAGGTTGGGAACCACCTGCAAAACCGGGGTAAAGGAGGTGTTTTCCAAGTTTAGGCGCAGGTTGCTACCGCGCCGCCCATAGTAACCCGACCCCGTCCAGGTGCCCTTGCCCGAGAGGGCCAGTTGGTCGATGTAGAGCCGCTCCTGCTCAAAGCGCAGGGCGGCAGTACCCACCAGGGTGTCGCCACCTCCCTGAAAGCGCAGGTACTCCCCCACCCAGATGCCCCGGGAGGCCCAGGGGTTGCGGGTATTGATACTAAAGGTGGTCTGGCCCGTCCAGTAGGCCTGCCCGGCCAGGTCGCCTGCCCAGGTGGAAAACAGCCAGTGCAGGGGGAAAGAGGCCGCAGTGGCATCTCCACTCAGAATGCCGTTTTCCAGCTTGACTTTGGCGGTGGTGCGGTTGGAGCCCAGCACCCCGTTCTCACCTAGCCTAGCCGGGCCGGCACTGCGCTCGAAGCGAAGCTCGGCTTGAAGTAGACCGTTGCGGAAGGAACCCTGGGCACGGGTGGCCAGGGCCAGGTCGTCGCCCTTGACCCGCAGGCCGGGGCTCATCAGGTTGAACTCGAGTTGACCTTGGTTGTATGCCAGCGAACCGGTGGCCCGCCCGGTCAGGAAGGGGAGGCGGCTGGCCACCTGAGGCACCTCTTCTAGGGCTAGGTCTTTGAAGCCGGCCTGGGCCCGCAGCCCGTCCCGCGCCAGCTCGCCCTGCACCTCGAGGGTGCCCACGTCCCCGCTAAGGGTGCCCGAGGCTACCAGGGTTTCCTTTCCTTCCACCAAGAGTCGAAGGCGGCTGGAAAGCGGCTCGAGTGGCAAGTCTGTCTGCAGGCGCCCTTGCCAGTAGCCCGATCCCGTGTATTGCATCTGGCCCTGAAGCCAGGGCCCTTTGGCCCGCAGCTCGGCCTCGAGCAGGTGTCCTTCGGCCTCGATTTGCTGTTTCTGTTCGTCGTCACCATAGCTCAGTTGCCAGCGCCCATCCAGGCCCATTTGTCCAATCAGCTTGCCGGTTTTCCAGGGAAGCCAGGAAGTCTCGGGATGGGTCACCCGCACACTGGCTTTGGAACCCGCGCCCTCCAGGGCTACCCCCAGGCCATAGGCGGAGAGGTTGAGATCCCCGCTGAGCCGACCCTGCTTGAACTGAAGTTCCCCTGATCCCAGCTCGGGGGCGGCAAGGCGCACCGCATAGGTCTGCAAATCCAGACCCGCCACCAAGCGCCCTCCCGCAAAGGGATAGACCGCCTCGAGTTCGGGCCCCTGGCCCCGCACCTCCACGTTTCGCACCTCGAGCTCGCCTGAAGCGCTGCGCTCGGAAAGGTTGATGAGCAGGCTGCCGGCCCGGCGAGTGCTGGCCGGGCTTGGGCTGTTCAGGCTCTCGCGGTTGGGGGCCACCTGGAGCATGGGATAGCGCAGGCGCAAGGCCAGGCCCAGCACCTCGCCCTCCACCACCGGAATCCCCGCCCCGGAAAACTCTAGGTTGCCCTCGCGGAAGCGCAACCGCCCCGACCAAGTCTGGGCATAGCCCAGCGTACCCTCGAGGTCACCCTGCAGGCTGGCCCGCAACTGGTTTTGCTGCCAGGTCGCCTGGATGGCGCCCCGACGGCCTAGCGCATCCCAGTCGAGGTTACCTTCTAGCGCATTCCAGGGCCCTGCGAGGCGCCCGCTCAGCCCAAGGCCGCTCAGGTTGTAGTTTTGCAAGCGGGCCTCGAGCCCTTCAGGGGTCAGGGTGGCCTCCAGCCCTGGGGCCCGCAGGCGCAACTGGGTATCCTGGCCTTCAAGCGCTGCACTCTGGCCGGCAATCTGGTACTGGCCCGCAATCCACTGGCCTGGATAGGTGCCCCGGGCCTCGAGGTTCCCCAGCCCACGCGGCAAAGCCCCCACATACGACCAGTTGACCTGTAAAGGGTTCAGGCGCAGGCGTCCGGTAAGGGGGGCCAGTTCGGCCAGGCCACGCAGATCCATTTCACTGCCCTGGGCGCTGAGCTGCACCGCACCCCACTCCGGCACCCGTACCTCTGCGCTGCCCCGCAGGGCCAGGGGGGCGACATCAAGGTCGAAGCGCCCCTGTAGGCCGGCCCGAATGGTCTGGCCGGGGATGGGGCCTTGCAGGTCGGCCTGAAGCTGCCAGCGGGCCGGCTGGGCCCAGCCCTCGCGCAACTGCCCCCGCAAGGAGCCTTGCCAGCCCTCCCGGCCCTCGAGTTCCACCCGGCCCTCCTCCAGGCGGGCCCTTCCCACCAGACGCCCTCCGGGTAGGGGAACATCGAGTTGCAGCAAACCACTCGGCGCATGGCCCACCCAGCGCACCATGCCGCTGGCATAGGGGCCATCCAGCCGCATTTGCAGTTCGCCGTCGTAGCGCAGGTCAAAACGCTGTTGCTCATAACGGCCCGCTAGCTGGGCCTGCAACCGGGCCGGGAAGGCCGTACCAGTGGCCTCGAGGTTGGGGCCGCTAACCCGCAGCGGCAGATTCAGGGTTTCCCAGGGTCCTTCGCCTTGGGTCTCTAGGTGAATGGGAAGGCCCACAAAGGGCTCGAGGTCGCTGTCTATCTGGAGCTTCACCAAACCCCCAGCCAGGCTGGCCGACAGCCCCGCCCCCTGGGCTTCGGCCCAGAGCTGCTCCTGGTAGCCAAACTTGAGGGTCACCTGGGCCCCGCGCCCGGCCAGGGTGCCCTCGCCCAACAACTCCGGCTTGAACAGGGTTCCGCCCAGGGTGCCCCGCGCTCTCAGGGTGTTGGCGGCCAGGGTGCGGGTATAGCCCACCTGGCCGCTCAGGTCGCCCCGGCGGTTGGTGCGGGCCTCGACATACGCTTCGAAGGCGGTTCCCCGCGCCACCAGGCTAGGGCCCTCTCCCTGTAGCTCCAGCGTGATCTGCTCCCCCCGGGCCTGCATCTGTCCGGAAAAGGTTTGGTCGCTGAGGGCCAGGTTGCCCGACAGGGCCAAGCGGCGCCCGGCCACCTCGAGGCTCCCCTGCCCCAAAAGCCGAACCTCTTCCAGGCTGGCCGCCTGACCCTGGGCCTCCACCCGCATGGGCGCGGCCCAGGCGAGCGTCCAGCGGGCTCCGTCGCCGTTCAGGCGCAGGGGCCCGTTTTGCCGCAGGTATTGCAAACTGGCCAACCGCCCGCTGGCCTGGTACTTGCTACCCGTGCTGGACAATTCCAGGCTGGCCTGGGCGTAGGGGCTCTCGAGCGCTACCTGGGCCTGCCCCCGGTTCTGTTGAAGGGCATAGCTCCCCTGCGCCTCCACGGTAGCTACCGGCGTCTGGGCCAAAAGCGAAAACTCGGGCCGCAAGCGCGGGCCACGAACCTGGGCTTCTACACTTACATCCTGTACGCGGTACGACAGCCGGCCCTGAAGCTGCTCGCCCACACTGAGCAAGCCCTCGAGGTCGCCCACCCCAATGAGCCGGGGGTCGCTGCCGGGCTCGAGCTCCACCACCACCCCGGCCTGGTACTGGGGCAAAAAAGCCGAGAGGGAGCGGTCTTTGTAATCCACCACCACCCGCTGCCCATAGATCCGTAGCTCCCCCGCCGCCTCGCCCTCCGGCACCGGTGGGGCGGTACCGCCCGATTGAACCAGTCCCGCCAGGTTCAGGCTTCCGCTCAGACGCCCCTGCACATCGGCATTGAAAATTCGGGCCAGGGGGGCGGTCTCGAGGTCAAACCCTATCTGCTGACGGGCCAGTTGCACCCGGCCTTCGGGCAGGTTCAGGGTCGCGCGCAGCCGGTTCAGATCGGCACCTTCGGCCTGGATGGTAGCGCTAAGGGGCAGGCCCGCATAGGTAGTGCGAAGGCTTCCCTCAACGGCCAGTGATTGTCCTTCCAGGCTACCCTGCAAAACCCCGCTGCGCTCCAGGAGCCGGTAGGGCCAGTTCACCCGGCCCGCGTAGGAGAGCCCTTTGCCTTGCAGTTCCAAGGGCCCCTCCAGCCTCCAGGTTTGTTCCAGCACGTCCGCACTGAGCCGCCAGGGCTGGGGTTCCAGATAGGGCAGGTTGTAGCGCCCCTGGCCCCTGGCTTCGAGGTTGTTCCACGGCCCTGCCACCTCTACCGTACCGCTCAGATAGGGCAGCCGCAGGCTTCCCTGCAGCGCAGCGGCCTCGAGGCTGACCACGCCGCGCAAGGTGCCGTAGGGGCTTTGGGCTTGCAGGTTGGCCGGCCCCAGCAGACTTCCGCCGTTCAACTGGGCTTGCCCATAGGGGGTCTCCAGACTCAGACGCCCACCCCGCTCCGACCAGTTACCCGTCAGGGTGCCCGGCAGCCCCCAGCGGCGCAGGTCGTAGCCGGTGGCGATGGCCCGCAGGCGCAGCCCTTCCAGGGGCTGGCCCGTCACCAGGCGATAATCCCCGGCCAGCGTCAGGCGGCCATTCTGAAAGAGCCCGGAGTAGCTAAGATTGGTGTTGCGGCCCCGAAACTCGAGCGCCCCCTCCAACTGCGGCAGGCGCAAGCGCCCCTGGTAGGCCAGCCCGAACAGATCGGCCTGCCCCTGCAGCTCGCCCGTATACCCGGCGTAACTCAGGCGCCCCCGCACCGCCAGATTGCGCCAGGCACCCTGCCCGTTCACCACCCCATAGGGAGTTCGCAGTTCCAGGGTGCCTTGCTCGAGGTTCCCTTTGGCCTGCAAGCTGCCGGGTTCGCGGTTTACCCGCAACGGTAAGATGCCCTCAAAAGGGAGCCCGGCCTTGAGCGATACCTGCCCGCCCGGCCAGCGCACTTCGGTGCGGCTCACCTGCAGCGGCACCTGCGGTACCTCCAGCGCCCCCGAAAGCGGCAGGGTCAGGCGGCCCCTGAGCGCGGTGGTGGGCCAGACCGGGCCCGCAAGCTCGGCGTAGCCCTCCGCAGCGGCCCACAGCGTGGCCCCGCGCCCCTCCACACTGCCGCGCAACCAGGGCGTTTCAAAACCCACCTGACCCCGGTAAAGCGAGCCCTGCAAGCCCAGGTTGGCCTCCAGGCGAATCTGCGGCCCCAGCAAAAGCGGCCCCCGCAGCCGCAGCCCGTCGGTTCCGTTGGCGGTGATCTCGAGGGTCTCGAGCCGGGCCTTGAGTCCGGTGCTGTCGGCGGTTCCGGTAATGGGCAGTACCCGCAAGGGGGTGCGTACCTCGCCCCGGTAGCGGGTGGCCAGGTCGTAGAGCTCCCCGTCCATCGCTACCCGCTCGCTTTGCAGGTTCCAGCCGCCCGAGAGCCTGCCCTCGGCGTAGCGCACCTCGCCCGAGAGCTTGAAGGCTTCCAGGATTTGCAGCGGCAGGTCGCGCACCCCCAACGAAAACACCCCGTTGCGATAAAGACCCTCGGCATAGCGGTTGGAAAGCCGCCAGGTATTCCCCTCCTGGCGTACCGCAATGGGAAAGCGGGTGTAGGGTGAGTCGTAGTTGAGGTCGCCGCTAAAACGCCCGGCTTTCAAGCTGGCTTGCCCCGTAAGCTGGCCCACCAGCAGCTCCAACCCCGACAGCTGCATCTGCAGATTATCCCAGGTGCCATTCAGGTTCACCGCGCCCAAGCGGCCCTGCACCTTTGCCCCTTCTCCTTGCAGGGTGCCCGACAGGCTGAAGGGCTTGGCCGTGGGCAGACCTACTTTTTCCGACTCCACCGCCAGGCTCCAGCGCGGCCCGGTACTCTCAAAACGCACCCCGGCCTCCCCCAGCAGGGGCCGGGGCCAGACCAGGGTGCCCTCGGCCTGGGTGTTCGAACCCTTGCCCCTAAGGCGCAGGTTGCTGCGGAAGGAGTCGCGCAGGGCCACGGTGTACTCGTCGGTGTTGCGCAAGGCCACCGTGGCCTGATAGGTTCGGTCGAAAAAAGCCCCGTCCACCACGGTATCGAGGCGGAACTTCTTGTCGAAGGCCAGGGTGCCTTCGTAGGTTAGGGGTTCGTTCAGGAGGCGGCCCTCGCCGCGGTAACGCCCGCTCAGCACCAGGTTCTGCCAGCCCCGGCCCTCGAGCACCAGCGGCCCACCCCCGCTCACCGGGAGCCGCAGGCCAAAGGTTTGTGCCAGGGCCGGCAGGGTGGGGTTGCCGTCCACGCGAAAGCGATACTCCTGGTTGGGCAAGTCCACCGTGGCCGAGCCCTTGAGGGGCCCCTCCAGCCCCCGCCCCACCAGGTTGGCCGTGACCATCTGCCCGTCGAAATCCACGCTGCCAAAAATATCGCTCAGGGTGAAGCCCACGATTTTCACCCGCGCGTTCTTGATCTGGTTCTGGCCCAGGATGCCGTTCTTGACCCTGGGGCCAATGATCCAGGTGCCCTCGAGCTCCCCCGCCTCAAAGCCCTCGAACCAGTAGCGGGCCGCCCGCAAATCGCCTTTGGCCTGAATCTGCCAGGCCTCAAACTCGCGTCCGGTGCGCTGCACGGTGCCCTTCAGTTGGCCGTCCGGCAGCGCAACCGAGACCTGATAGGGGCCGCTGCCCCGCACCGTAGCCCGCAGGGTGGGCAAAAAAAACTTCTGGCTCTGCTCGATCTGTACGCCGACGCGGTTCAGCACCAGCTCATCCACCCGCAGACGGATAGGCGAAGGAGCGCCGGGCTGGCGCTGTTCGGGGATGATGGCGTCCCAGCGCAAAAAAACATCGCCCTCTTCGGCGAAAATCCGCAAGGGCAGTTCGCGCCGCTGCAAACTCAGCAGGTTGTAGCCAATC
This genomic stretch from Meiothermus sp. harbors:
- a CDS encoding translocation/assembly module TamB domain-containing protein, which translates into the protein MRFWRWLPAILLLLLVGLPAFPPLITYVLGEGLKAAGFTGQWQAVGGYLLGGIELRGARLEGHGLALEAQRLRIGYNLLSLQRRELPLRIFAEEGDVFLRWDAIIPEQRQPGAPSPIRLRVDELVLNRVGVQIEQSQKFFLPTLRATVRGSGPYQVSVALPDGQLKGTVQRTGREFEAWQIQAKGDLRAARYWFEGFEAGELEGTWIIGPRVKNGILGQNQIKNARVKIVGFTLSDIFGSVDFDGQMVTANLVGRGLEGPLKGSATVDLPNQEYRFRVDGNPTLPALAQTFGLRLPVSGGGPLVLEGRGWQNLVLSGRYRGEGRLLNEPLTYEGTLAFDKKFRLDTVVDGAFFDRTYQATVALRNTDEYTVALRDSFRSNLRLRGKGSNTQAEGTLVWPRPLLGEAGVRFESTGPRWSLAVESEKVGLPTAKPFSLSGTLQGEGAKVQGRLGAVNLNGTWDNLQMQLSGLELLVGQLTGQASLKAGRFSGDLNYDSPYTRFPIAVRQEGNTWRLSNRYAEGLYRNGVFSLGVRDLPLQILEAFKLSGEVRYAEGRLSGGWNLQSERVAMDGELYDLATRYRGEVRTPLRVLPITGTADSTGLKARLETLEITANGTDGLRLRGPLLLGPQIRLEANLGLQGSLYRGQVGFETPWLRGSVEGRGATLWAAAEGYAELAGPVWPTTALRGRLTLPLSGALEVPQVPLQVSRTEVRWPGGQVSLKAGLPFEGILPLRVNREPGSLQAKGNLEQGTLELRTPYGVVNGQGAWRNLAVRGRLSYAGYTGELQGQADLFGLAYQGRLRLPQLEGALEFRGRNTNLSYSGLFQNGRLTLAGDYRLVTGQPLEGLRLRAIATGYDLRRWGLPGTLTGNWSERGGRLSLETPYGQAQLNGGSLLGPANLQAQSPYGTLRGVVSLEAAALQGSLRLPYLSGTVEVAGPWNNLEARGQGRYNLPYLEPQPWRLSADVLEQTWRLEGPLELQGKGLSYAGRVNWPYRLLERSGVLQGSLEGQSLAVEGSLRTTYAGLPLSATIQAEGADLNRLRATLNLPEGRVQLARQQIGFDLETAPLARIFNADVQGRLSGSLNLAGLVQSGGTAPPVPEGEAAGELRIYGQRVVVDYKDRSLSAFLPQYQAGVVVELEPGSDPRLIGVGDLEGLLSVGEQLQGRLSYRVQDVSVEAQVRGPRLRPEFSLLAQTPVATVEAQGSYALQQNRGQAQVALESPYAQASLELSSTGSKYQASGRLASLQYLRQNGPLRLNGDGARWTLAWAAPMRVEAQGQAASLEEVRLLGQGSLEVAGRRLALSGNLALSDQTFSGQMQARGEQITLELQGEGPSLVARGTAFEAYVEARTNRRGDLSGQVGYTRTLAANTLRARGTLGGTLFKPELLGEGTLAGRGAQVTLKFGYQEQLWAEAQGAGLSASLAGGLVKLQIDSDLEPFVGLPIHLETQGEGPWETLNLPLRVSGPNLEATGTAFPARLQAQLAGRYEQQRFDLRYDGELQMRLDGPYASGMVRWVGHAPSGLLQLDVPLPGGRLVGRARLEEGRVELEGREGWQGSLRGQLREGWAQPARWQLQADLQGPIPGQTIRAGLQGRFDLDVAPLALRGSAEVRVPEWGAVQLSAQGSEMDLRGLAELAPLTGRLRLNPLQVNWSYVGALPRGLGNLEARGTYPGQWIAGQYQIAGQSAALEGQDTQLRLRAPGLEATLTPEGLEARLQNYNLSGLGLSGRLAGPWNALEGNLDWDALGRRGAIQATWQQNQLRASLQGDLEGTLGYAQTWSGRLRFREGNLEFSGAGIPVVEGEVLGLALRLRYPMLQVAPNRESLNSPSPASTRRAGSLLINLSERSASGELEVRNVEVRGQGPELEAVYPFAGGRLVAGLDLQTYAVRLAAPELGSGELQFKQGRLSGDLNLSAYGLGVALEGAGSKASVRVTHPETSWLPWKTGKLIGQMGLDGRWQLSYGDDEQKQQIEAEGHLLEAELRAKGPWLQGQMQYTGSGYWQGRLQTDLPLEPLSSRLRLLVEGKETLVASGTLSGDVGTLEVQGELARDGLRAQAGFKDLALEEVPQVASRLPFLTGRATGSLAYNQGQLEFNLMSPGLRVKGDDLALATRAQGSFRNGLLQAELRFERSAGPARLGENGVLGSNRTTAKVKLENGILSGDATAASFPLHWLFSTWAGDLAGQAYWTGQTTFSINTRNPWASRGIWVGEYLRFQGGGDTLVGTAALRFEQERLYIDQLALSGKGTWTGSGYYGRRGSNLRLNLENTSFTPVLQVVPNLKPLAPEGSGTLRLASNGQVFDLTLENFGFKLGPVRAETPRAVLRVGETASAEGRLKLTAPYPAEAELSGEGDLSNFTVRAKGKANLPLLSPDEPFDLSFNYPAYTVDAKLQTQEARLYGTLFPQLILTLQGQVPVSYPQYFLLEGLLDTNLILRYQRGAYILQGSADVIRARLGLPEGQREVTLAAPAEPGAARSAGVVPVEFANIRLKADRGILIQESLAQGELAGEIFLNGDLTNPFLSGEVVPLRGSFKLWDRDFTIRDRLPDERSYARFSPAAGILPDLQIVADTQVQDRGQDNRRIQINLTLKGEFVRQNGRIKVNLTPTFVARFNNDIARKNDGQPYTDAEIYALLLLGRSDLSALPADIAQTGLQAAVQNFIVGQLERELAKALGLDQVKVEIPALNGGTLEETRFTIGRYLLPELFFAYTVDLRGYQTVFAEYQQGDYRFRFSSEIFPQPRPEFSFGYTIRPIGADLTFDIATGVGDGARNDGVRFGLGFTFRF